From Desulfuromonas soudanensis, the proteins below share one genomic window:
- the fdnG gene encoding formate dehydrogenase-N subunit alpha gives MTISRRNFLKGGGLAAGALAVTGKPALAGVEARELRTEGLQSSTTICPYCAVGCGMIVHRENGKVVNIEGDPEHPINQGSLCSKGGALFQVANNERRLTRVKYRAPKSDRWEEKSWDWAMKRMATLMKETRDRNFVESETVKGVEYRVNRNDGMAMIGAAALDNEECYLLGKFARAMGVGYLEHQARIUHSATVAGLAASFGRGAMTNHWIDIQHADVILCIGSNPAENHPISFKYVEKAMDNGARLISVDPRYTRTSSKADTYAQLRPGTDIAFIGGMINHILQNDLIHRDYVVNYTNASFLISDEYAFNDGIFSGYDAETFHYENDSWAYQLGKDGLPLRDNTLEHPASVYQLLKNHYRRYTPEKVCEITGTAIQDYMEVTRTFCATGRPDRVATIMYAMGTTQHTYGTQNVRSYAMLQLLLGNIGMAGGGINALRGEANVQGSTDYAILYHILPGYLKSPVFDNVSLAAYNEKWTPKTKDPKSANWWANTPKYMASLLKAYWGDAATAENGFCYDYLPKRSGNYSFIKLMERLQQGRFEGLVCMGTNPIVGGPDASAIAKGLDKLQWMVAADLWETETSVFWKRPGVDPKTIDTEVFLLPAAASVEKEGSISNSGRWAQWRYKAVEPPGDAESDAFIVDGLVKNLKALYAEGGVFPGPIVDLDWNYGQGHEPDIAMVARECNGQFTRDTEIKGKLYKKGEQVPSFAFLQDDGATTSGNWLYCGSYTEAGNMMQRRGQDDPTGMGSYHNWSWCWPVNRRVLYNRASVDLNGRPWNPKKPVIAWNALTRKWEGDVPDGGWAPMSEDGTKHPFIMIAEGHARLFAAGLADGPMPEHYEPMESPVANSMTGQQCNPAVAIPGNIDNSGRYPYIGTTYRVSEHWQAGAMTRNLPWLVELVPEMFVEISEELAKWKGIANGEMVTISSPRGTIEAKALVTARIKPLRVGGKMIEQVGLPWHFGFNGLATGGSANVLTTAVGCANTSIPEYKAFLCNLEKGGIKA, from the coding sequence GTGACTATTTCCAGACGTAATTTTCTCAAGGGGGGCGGCCTGGCCGCCGGTGCCCTGGCCGTGACCGGCAAGCCGGCCCTCGCCGGTGTCGAAGCCAGGGAGCTGCGCACCGAAGGCTTGCAGAGCAGCACCACCATCTGCCCCTACTGCGCCGTCGGCTGCGGCATGATCGTCCACCGTGAAAACGGCAAGGTGGTCAACATCGAGGGGGACCCGGAGCACCCGATCAATCAGGGCTCCCTCTGCTCGAAGGGGGGCGCCCTCTTCCAGGTGGCCAACAACGAGCGGCGCCTCACCAGGGTGAAGTACCGCGCCCCGAAGAGCGACCGCTGGGAAGAGAAGAGCTGGGACTGGGCCATGAAGCGCATGGCGACCCTGATGAAGGAGACGCGCGACCGCAACTTCGTCGAGAGCGAAACGGTGAAGGGGGTGGAATACCGCGTCAACCGCAACGACGGCATGGCGATGATCGGCGCAGCCGCCCTCGACAACGAGGAATGCTATCTCCTCGGCAAGTTCGCCCGCGCCATGGGGGTCGGGTACCTGGAACATCAGGCGCGAATATGACACTCCGCTACGGTTGCCGGTCTGGCAGCCTCCTTCGGTCGCGGCGCAATGACCAACCACTGGATCGACATCCAGCATGCCGACGTCATCCTCTGTATCGGCTCCAACCCCGCTGAGAACCACCCGATCTCCTTCAAGTACGTGGAAAAGGCGATGGACAATGGGGCAAGGCTGATCTCCGTCGACCCCCGCTACACCCGCACTTCCTCCAAGGCCGACACCTACGCCCAGCTGCGCCCGGGGACCGACATCGCCTTTATCGGCGGCATGATCAACCACATCCTGCAGAACGACCTGATCCACCGCGACTATGTCGTCAACTACACCAACGCATCCTTTCTCATCAGCGACGAGTACGCCTTCAACGACGGCATCTTCTCCGGGTACGACGCCGAGACCTTCCACTACGAAAACGACAGCTGGGCGTACCAGCTCGGCAAGGACGGCCTGCCGCTGCGGGACAACACCCTGGAGCATCCGGCCAGCGTCTATCAGCTGCTGAAGAATCATTACCGCCGCTACACTCCGGAGAAGGTCTGCGAGATCACCGGCACCGCCATCCAGGACTACATGGAGGTCACCCGCACCTTCTGCGCCACGGGGCGCCCGGACAGGGTGGCGACGATCATGTACGCCATGGGAACGACCCAGCACACCTACGGCACGCAGAACGTGCGCTCCTACGCCATGCTGCAGCTCCTCCTCGGCAACATCGGCATGGCCGGCGGCGGCATCAACGCCCTGCGCGGCGAAGCCAACGTCCAGGGGTCGACGGACTACGCCATCCTCTACCACATCCTCCCCGGCTACCTGAAGTCGCCGGTTTTCGACAACGTCTCGCTGGCCGCCTACAACGAGAAATGGACGCCGAAAACCAAGGATCCCAAGAGCGCCAACTGGTGGGCGAACACGCCCAAGTACATGGCCAGCCTCCTCAAGGCCTACTGGGGGGATGCGGCGACGGCGGAAAACGGCTTCTGCTACGATTACCTCCCGAAACGGAGCGGCAACTACTCCTTCATCAAACTGATGGAGCGCCTGCAGCAGGGGCGCTTCGAGGGCCTGGTCTGCATGGGGACCAACCCCATCGTCGGCGGACCCGACGCCAGCGCCATCGCCAAGGGGCTGGACAAGCTGCAGTGGATGGTCGCCGCCGACCTCTGGGAGACGGAGACCTCGGTCTTCTGGAAGCGCCCCGGCGTCGATCCGAAAACGATCGATACGGAAGTCTTTCTCCTCCCGGCCGCCGCAAGCGTCGAAAAGGAGGGGAGCATCTCCAACTCGGGGCGCTGGGCCCAGTGGCGCTACAAGGCGGTGGAACCGCCGGGAGACGCCGAGAGCGACGCCTTTATCGTCGACGGGCTGGTCAAAAACCTCAAGGCCCTCTATGCCGAAGGGGGCGTCTTCCCCGGCCCGATCGTCGACCTCGACTGGAACTACGGCCAGGGGCACGAGCCGGATATCGCCATGGTGGCCCGGGAATGCAACGGCCAGTTCACCCGCGACACGGAAATCAAGGGGAAACTCTACAAAAAGGGGGAGCAGGTCCCCTCCTTTGCCTTCCTTCAGGACGACGGCGCAACCACCAGCGGCAACTGGCTCTATTGCGGCTCCTACACCGAGGCCGGCAACATGATGCAGCGCCGCGGCCAGGACGACCCCACAGGGATGGGCTCCTACCACAACTGGTCCTGGTGCTGGCCGGTCAACCGCCGCGTCCTCTACAACCGGGCCTCCGTCGACCTCAACGGCCGGCCGTGGAACCCGAAAAAACCGGTGATTGCCTGGAACGCCCTGACCCGCAAGTGGGAGGGGGACGTCCCCGACGGCGGCTGGGCGCCGATGAGCGAAGACGGCACCAAGCACCCCTTCATCATGATCGCCGAAGGGCATGCCCGCCTTTTTGCCGCAGGACTGGCCGACGGGCCGATGCCCGAGCACTACGAACCGATGGAAAGCCCGGTGGCCAATTCGATGACCGGCCAGCAGTGCAACCCGGCGGTGGCCATCCCCGGGAACATCGACAACAGCGGCCGTTACCCCTACATCGGCACCACCTACCGGGTCTCCGAGCACTGGCAGGCCGGAGCCATGACCCGCAACCTGCCGTGGCTGGTGGAGCTCGTCCCGGAAATGTTCGTCGAGATCAGCGAGGAACTGGCCAAGTGGAAGGGGATTGCCAACGGCGAGATGGTGACCATCTCTTCGCCGCGCGGCACCATCGAAGCCAAGGCCCTGGTCACCGCCCGCATCAAACCGCTGCGCGTCGGCGGCAAGATGATCGAACAGGTCGGCCTCCCCTGGCACTTCGGCTTCAACGGCCTGGCCACCGGCGGCAGCGCCAATGTTCTCACCACGGCGGTTGGGTGCGCCAACACCTCCATCCCCGAATACAAGGCATTTCTCTGTAACCTGGAGAAGGGAGGGATCAAGGCATGA